GGCACTACCACTACTCGGCGGGTGAAACGATTCTTTGACCGCGGAAATGTGAACGATTTTGGACGTTACTTGTTATTAAGGGTGCCTTTCGTATGCATTTACTGTTATAAGTGTAGATAGATAGATACGAGGAATAAAGTACCTATAGGttaatatgtacctaggtaAGCGATAGGTCTGTAAAATTCATAAGTGCCATTGAAGCTTAATCTTAAtgcataatatttataattaaaaaataatataaataaggtCAACAAACATCAGTACTAACTTCTTGATTCCGATTAAAATTGTTAAtgacaaatttaatttatttttaaataaagtttCGAAGGAAATAAGTGCCTCGCATCTCGCATTATAttactaattgttttttttttttaattacaaagcTGTAATATCTGTtttatacatacattattatatgatatgtacatacatatgtaagcaattataattaaatatgtaagtagATGTAAATATAAACTTATTCAAATTGTACAGTGGTTTAGATTAAGAATGCGCTAAAGTTTTGCCAGAGACGAGCAAACTCAAAGACTACAAATTTGCGAAGCATCAGTGGccaataaaaattatgaatatACCTATAATAGCGCTTTGAATATCGCTTATTTTACTCGTCTCTGGTTATACTTAGAAGGCTGTaaaacatgtaaataaaataagacaCTAATTAAGCTAGGTAACTGATATATTTCCTGAACTTATCCTTACTTTCTGAATCATGTCATTTTCAATTCCATTTGCcatgaataaaatataatatgccCACCGAATAGGTATTTGTATTACTAACAAACTcagaatacctacctaattaaacTTGTCACTTTGAAAATTATTCATAATGTGTGTAAATCGTGACAGTTTACATCAGTACTTTGAAAATTAGTGCGTGAAGTTAGTTAACGTTACAACTGAAATGTATTTACACTAGTAATTAATACGGCCATTGGCCACGTTACGGCCTGATATTCCGACGAGTCAAATGGGTCCCCCGGGTCGGAGTTTGAAAGCTaggtagagtccgtctaagttaCCTAACTTTGCGCCGACTTAaagcctgtgcacaccggctgcgtgtgcgtgacgtgtacGTGTGCGTGCGCTGCCATTAAACAGGACCAAGTGAGgcagtgtcattataaacgtaatTCATAGAAGCTTAACATTAATGATAACATCGCCACACTTTGTCATGGCAAATGTTAAGCGGgccttatacaaaaatatacagggtggaagaGGAAGAATTTATTGGACCCTCAAGGAAATAATGTGCATCGTTGAGATAGCACAATTCATTTTTCCACACTAAGGTattaaattacctacctacataaaattttaagactAAAAGTATATgtataagattaaataaatacctatcgATATTGTAAATACTTCAAATACCTAATCTTAAGTACTTAATTGTATCTAAAGACAAACgacttaataaaattatatgaatgaaacattttttttaattcataaaatcttcaattttatttatttatttattaaactttacacATAAATTAACAGTATGACACCAAAGCACTTATGTGGtatattacataataatattaaaattcaaaaaatatttatacaacaacaaataaactTATAACATTAATTTGACCGCAACCAACCGAAATATGGTTTGTATGTAAATacggactgtctcatttcaaacatagacagagagaatcatactatctttgtcttacactagtactagcacccaaaagaaaaggatgattatagttttttgttgttatttacTGTCAAATTTGGTTTGTCAGACTATATATAGTGTATTAAGATCTATGGAACGCTTAGGATCCTAGTGAACCTAGGAAGTTTTCATTTCGATTATAGTTCAATCTTTGCTGCCTGtatttcgtcaggtgacaagcaagtcactaattactaaaaaaaaattaaacaaaaatcgaccttctttaagtactaatatggttcactagggctatgaacttgtggtggtacttactcagtacttagtgacttgcttgtcacctgacgatttattcaatcaatcaaaataaataaaacttctcTGTCGAATCTATTTTTCGGTAAATTTTAAgctctgtacggatatgatggtcgttcttgtctacgtgacagcgtgataaaacggtgtccgtcactttctatcccgcggtgttcagtagtgacagttattttatcacgtgcataaagatggataaagccgtccataatacgccggcagatCTTTCAATATCACGGGTTAATTACTGAACCGATTCTGGTACAATTTGGCCTCCGCGATGGACTAACATGGAGTTCATTATAAgtaatgtatttaaaaaaaacggtaATCAATTATTACCTTACACACGAATAGGAAAAATTCAATGGCAAAATGCGCTACGGGGAAAGTATGATTTTAAGCAAATGtcatagagttggaccaagaaaagtctgcagcgattttgatagcccacgcagtgcaagtgttattttacgtCAAACGCACAGACTAGGTCTGTGGtcaacgtctatgaaattatgacgtattaaataactcttgcactgcgtgggctatcaaaatcgctgcagacttttcttgttctaactctatCTAGAATAGACTAGGGGCTGGACTAGGCTTATTATTCTAAGAAAAATCTTGATAGTGCGAtttatagattagattagatttctttatttcaagatgaaaattacgctataaatttgctacattcgtcaaaattatgtttatcttctcatcatgatcgtcaaaaattacattatatagccggtcaagcaaatcttgtcagtaaaaaaaggcgcgaaattcaaattttctatgggacgatatcccttcccacctacatttttcaaatttggcgcctttttctactgacagatctgcttgaccaagtataaatttaaaattaaaaataatataaatttacaaATCAGTGCCATCTTGCGAGCGATTCGTAAACTAAACAAAAATTGCATAGAACAAAAAGCGGTGGATACATTTTATGAAAGGCCTGTATTAAATGTCTCTTTCCCTTTCAAAGCAATATAGTTAGAAAGAGAGGCAAACAGAGAGAAATGTAACAAATTTGGGTTGTCTATGGTCAAATTGGCTGCCTGTGCCTCCTCCTTTGCCCCAAAAGCTTTATCAACGAATGAAACAGAAAATGTCTatggtttgttttgtttgacaTTTTGAATCGCAAAAGGGCCTGGCGCGTTTCTAAACTACATTGTTTTATGATAATTAAGAATAAAAAGCTTCTCttattaattataagatgtcTTCAATAACTCAACTATGTCGTTTGAGTAATTTAACAATAAGCAGTTACAAATGTGTTCTGCAAGGAAGGTAAGTGAGGAGAGGTTATGACGCTTCCAAGACTcgtctttatttatttagtttttctgTTCAATTTGTGAGTTAAATCTGTAAATTACGTGCCAATGTTACATTGCCCTTCTATTATTTCAGAACTAGTTGGGTTAATAAAGTGCAAATATGCAACTACACGAAGAAGTCAGCAGAACAAAAACTAGGCATAGAGAGACCAAAACGGCCTCTAACTCCATTTTTCAAGTTTATGACACAAATGAGACCGGCGCTGCTAGCCAAGAACCCCGGTATTACTTCCAAGGAAGCAATCGCATGGAGCTCCAAGCACTGGCAACAGTTAGATTTAGAGGTAACTAGTACTTTAAGATTGCAACTAATCTTCAAGTGCAAAATCTCTTATTTAACCTTGGGAGGTTGTCTCGTATGCTAGATAGGGCTACTGGCGACTTTCTTTGGCGCTCTTATATCTAAGATATTGGTTAAAACTGTTGTAATTTGTgttcaaaaataaagaaatctttGGTTACCagtagtctgtgcggaaatatAAGAGTTGTGGCATGTATgtggcccaatacattccaggactcttctctttccgaacaaacTACCACAGTATATGTAGTATAACCAAGAAAGTCTGAATGGTTATTGTCAACTGACCAGCAGCATTGTACAATGATGTGtatttaaaactataaatttcCTTAATTTACAGACTAAGGCTCAAATGACAAAAGAATATGAGAAAGACTTGGAAGATTATAAGAAGATAAAAGCTATGTACGAGTCTTCATTGACTGACGAGCAGAAAGCTGACATCCAGCGGGTCAAGGAGGAAATGGCAGCTGCCAAGGAAAAGAGGAAATTGAAAGCTGTAAGTTAATAACTcgttcaatctatgttaggttggtattccacctgtccagcTTCTTGGTCTAATGTGatttgcgtctcactctctcactaagcaaatgtgagacgcaaatacacattggacaggtatAGGTATATACCGCCCTTACACCAAAGTTACATACACATAAGTTGGCAGTAGTGTGTAGTGGAGCAAGAACAGTGGAAGTTGAAATAGAATGAACACTTatttaaagaaattaaaaataccatctgttttgttttaattaaggAGGTGTTTTGGAACTCGCTCTACAACTTCTACAAGTATGCTACTTGTGTCTTTGTATCCAGCTTTATTTGGTGTTTATGTGGATATTTTTCAGGAATACAAAGAACTAGGAAAGCCAAAGAAACCAATGTCTTCCTATTTTCTATACATCCAGTCTAGAAAAGATTCATTCAAGGGCAAACAAATGAAGGAATATCAAGAGAAAGCAAAAGTTGACTGGCAGAAATTGCAAGAAAGTGAAAAGGCTAAGTTTGAAAAGCAAGCAGCGGAACTTATGAATAAATACAGGTGatttttctttaattatattctaAACGATGAGTGCTAGTATCCCTAAATTTTGGgtagaaataacatacatacatacatataatcacgcctatttcccggaggggtaggcagagaccatggatttccacttgctgacatacctcttttgcttccttcactttcataacattcctcatacacgcccgccggtttagggtgctcatgacctggcctttcttcaggatttccccactctgatcagagaaagtccgccgaggtctaccccttccaactcccacttctactcctcccttatacactctctttgttagacttctttcactcattctttttTGGGTACAAATAAGTAGTAGTACAAAGAAGATTCAATAGGAATAATGACAAATATactgacatattttttttaatagcttgAAAATTGCTAACTTAATTTTCAGAAAAGACTTGGAAGCATGGGAGTTGAAGATGATTTCCCAAGGACGCTCAGACCTTGTGCGTACCAAGCCTGTACGAGAAAAGAAGCCAGCAAATGCCAAGAAATCACAATAGGAACTCGGGTGCTCCGATAACTTGACTGACTTGAATTTCACAGAAAAAATAGATGTCATAAGTGAAGAAAGTAAATCAGATACACAACATAAAAAACCACTTATAATAGAGTCAACTCCAGTATCGAAAATGGAACAGAAAAGTATTAACAAGCCAGAGTCAGAAGAGTTACGGAGCACGGGTGACAGCCACATACATTCTAATCAAAATAAGCCTGATAGCAAGGACAAGGAGCCAAGTAAGACTATCATGGGTAGCATTAAGAACTTCTTTAAATTTTAGTTGCCTAGTCCTAATCatgttttatgattttttcCTAATGTATAGTAGGAGATCCGGTATATATGGTAACATATATACCGGATCTTAGACCAGTAGTGTTGATTAAGTTAGCATTCATATTGTTTTCTCATTGTAGATTACCTTCATCATCTGTATGTTGTTTTCAtaaatatatgtgtatatagtttctttcgtatttttttttcattacacTTTGTTACATTTTAAGCagataaaaaatagtatttaaacctTAACAATAATACACGTAGCTATAACAAGAATATAAATATAGGTAAAAGAAACAGCCATAAGAAAGAATAATAGcattaaggggtcatccattaattacatcacacgtttagggggagggagaggGTAAGataatgtgacatgttgtgacaagggggaggggggagtcacaaactttgtgatgtcactttaacgTCATCAgcaaccgaaaatttatttatattatcgctgtacagttaaatagcAAGTTTTAGGaatgataatcgtttttattcgtttaatatttttttccactcagttttgggttataaaattactaatatatcttttttcaaaaatattttgataaaatattaataataggtacttaattcgattAGCCGATtgcgttgaaaaaatgtgacgtcacactagggggggaggggtttgccaaatgtgacaaggaggggggaggggtcaaaaaacctagaaattcgtgtgacgtaattaatggatgacccctaacccGTGAAGCGCCCTAATATCACACGTGATACTAATCGTAGCGACTCATTATCAGACGTGTATTACTACACTTACTACAGATCAATTTGCTTTgcatcaatttgttgtatgGTGGGCGTTCGACggattaagagcgctattacatttcggcgttgagcgagtttaggtattttacgcgctgcggcaggccgtgcgagctcagtatgccgatcccttctaccacactcgcactacaatgatggattaaacattcttgatccttcgcgaagcatattgaaatcaaccataacaacactaactgtacttaacttttaaagttctaaaactgttatttggtaagtacgaacagtataagcaaacgttgcagattgcttgagtatgaaaatgacttcgatattaagtagattttcgtaggaattgacacttgtttcggagagaaaatcgagttcgttttactttgattttctctttctcaaaggtatgtaggaaaaatatagtttgatatgcctaaagtacagggtattagtaatacaaaatagccaggtttagcagagtaaaattctcaacatttccaaataagagctcgccattcagtgcttcacggggtttttcggaaacgaccatcagaaaaaaaatcatttctaatttaataagtcctttttctaatatttacaacgatatttataaagataagaagacgcttttactggaacaagtactcattgtttctaataatgagcacaaagtcctgaatttcgtcgactagtatcatcaattttgcattatttcgacttttcttgtaagagcgctcttaatatcCTAATATATTTGCAATTGATTGGAAACTGTTGGAAACAGTTACTATACCTAATTCAGTTATCTTAGTTATGCTGGTCTGTTATTAGCGATTTGCCCTATTGCTACAATAACACTTGTCTCTTTCAGCTGCACTCTGGGTGACCATAAGAGCCTGGAAATGATTGAAAATTGGTGAATATGGATTGGAATACCCTGCCCTTTCAAGTAAAAATGCAATcgaaatattacaaatattttattttaaaagatgcattacaaaatattaaaataaatacttttctATTGTTTGACCTTTTTAGTACAACTTGAATTAAGCTGACCGGTGGAATATTAAGTTTTTCTTAATGtaatgtataatattaatataagaaATGCAGTAATAGTATTACATACCAATTACAGGCTATCAAAATATACTGCTAAATGCTAATATTGGTTTTTTGAAGTGTCAAGTAATAAAAAGGCAttgtaaaattaattataattgtatAAATTACAGGGTTTCTGTAACTTcctttactttttaatttgtaCATTAAAAGTTCAGCTTAATTCTTTGTTGTTAAACCTTCTATACTAGTAAATTAGGTATCAAATAGTAATTTTTGATCCTGAAGTTAGATAGTAAATGTAGTAGTATTAATAAGCGGTTATTAGAAACACCAACAAAACTACATTGACATTGCACAGACAGAAAGTAACCAGTAAGTTATAATGAACTTTCTGTTGCTATAGTTGCATGTTTTATGTCCCATTCCCACtacaatttaacattttaacaAGTCACAAACTGCCATCATATTAAATATTtccaaattaattattattgctATTTCCAAATAGTCTAGTGTTACATACATCAAAATTGGAAAAAAACTAGCAATTACAATTGATAACATTTAAGGCCATCAATCAATTCAGGCCGAacttaattatttacaaattttttCACCTCTGCATTCAAGATATGAAAATAGTTTATGATATTGGAAAGCTAGTATAACCAAGCTCATTGACATGACAAAGATGAAATTTGAATGTTATGAAATGACATGAGAGGGTATACTAGCCTAGATGTGATTTGCAGTACAAGTTGCTAATTTGGCCTCCACACATTAGTAATTCATAGgtatgtttataataaatatatcagaatataatcgtaattataataagtataaaaaatacaatattttaaatGCATTAGTGTAGTGTAGacacaaaaagcgaaaataattGAGCAAAATGAAATTTACAAATAAGGTAACAAGAATGTTTGTCATTTACTATGTACAATATTGTCCTAATTAAACTAAAATGGCAATATGTGACTAAAACGCACACATGTCACAAATTCTCACTTATGTATAAAGGCACAAGCAATCAAAATTCTGGAACATTTCTATTTATTAAATGCTATATAGCTAATGTTAGAACTGTTCAGTCAATAATATGCCCAAAATTTAACAGGAAAATTATAAATGTCAATATCTACTATGTGATTAAAGAATCTGTGATAGTGTGACTTAGGGCCTGCATACAAATCATGGTAAAAAGGTACACACAGACATCCTGAGAAAACATGCTCACCCAGCGCATTACGGACATAATTCGTTCCACTCTTTGCACTGATATTCCATTTAAGAGAAGTAAAGCGTTAGCAAAGTTGGAACTGCTTGGTGCTGGAAACCATATCATCTTAGTAACGACGTAAACCACCAAGGGCAAGAAAAAATATGTCTCATCAAATGTCAACAATGATAAACCGTACAGAAGTTGGACAAGCAAAGACACTAGCACTACATCATACTTATACAGTACTAGTTTTTCCAAAAGAGACACTTGTTGAGTGTTTGCTGGTTGTGATCCTGGCGACATT
This genomic interval from Cydia splendana chromosome 15, ilCydSple1.2, whole genome shotgun sequence contains the following:
- the LOC134797498 gene encoding transcription factor A, mitochondrial is translated as MSSITQLCRLSNLTISSYKCVLQGRTSWVNKVQICNYTKKSAEQKLGIERPKRPLTPFFKFMTQMRPALLAKNPGITSKEAIAWSSKHWQQLDLETKAQMTKEYEKDLEDYKKIKAMYESSLTDEQKADIQRVKEEMAAAKEKRKLKAEYKELGKPKKPMSSYFLYIQSRKDSFKGKQMKEYQEKAKVDWQKLQESEKAKFEKQAAELMNKYRKDLEAWELKMISQGRSDLVRTKPVREKKPANAKKSQ
- the LOC134797500 gene encoding uncharacterized protein LOC134797500 codes for the protein MADAAAARREARRRKILENSHNRLQRISGKCEEPIPKESSFQTILPDVNYEVSAISSSATTTRSNSSLNNGVVVQAPPVAVSSLSPIHEADAAGDSLTDVANDLAALMSPGSQPANTQQVSLLEKLVLYKYDVVLVSLLVQLLYGLSLLTFDETYFFLPLVVYVVTKMIWFPAPSSSNFANALLLLNGISVQRVERIMSVMRWVSMFSQDVCVYLFTMICMQALSHTITDSLIT